The Pyrenophora tritici-repentis strain M4 chromosome 8, whole genome shotgun sequence genome contains a region encoding:
- a CDS encoding OPA3 multi-domain protein, with protein sequence MSLTLKVTSLFVRTLAKPVANAIKRNAHEHERFRRVCIKFAQGLHRVDMRMRLGLLQDPAVIDRQIKKEVALAEAARKQAAAPTVLTEAETKAEEALTEKEREAIKKKAEERAKPRIRPLSEQKAIEMGANFVAETFIFSVGIAVILVEQWRQRRKARNARDDIREDLEEVQAELKAVKAELEEFKAKHPEPISSKLLGFWGGSAKTGEKKNEAAKSEEKPMSTNATPTAGPETHTQPSSEGQSVGGTPQPKEAGAHTQETR encoded by the exons ATGTCCCTCACTCTAAAGGTTACGTCACTGTTCGTTAGGACGCTTGCGAAGCCGGTAGCA AATGCCATCAAACGCAATGCCCACGAACACGAGCGATTTCGCCGAGTATGCATCAAATTTGCCCAAGGGCTACATCGCGTCGACATGCGCATGCGCCTTGGCCTCCTACAAGACCCCGCCGTCATAGACCGCCAAATCAAGAAGGAAGTTGCATTAGCAGAGGCTGCACGTAAGCAGGCGGCTGCACCTACAGTCTTGACAGAGGCCGAGACAAAGGCAGAGGAAGCTCTCACCGAGAAGGAGCGAGAAGCGATTAAGAAAAAGGCAGAGGAAAGGGCCAAACCGCGCATACGGCCCCTCTCGGAGCAAAAAGCCATTGAGATGGGCGCAAACTTTGTCGCAGAAACCTTCATCTTTTCCGTGGGCATCGCTGTGATTCTCGTTGAGCAATGGCGACAGAGGAGGAAGGCGCGCAATGCCCGAGATGACATAAGGGAAGATCTGGAAGAGGTACAGGCGGAGCTCAAAGCTGTCAAGGCTGAGTTGGAAGAATTCAAGGCAAAACACCCAGAGCCCATATCGTCGAAATTACTAGGCTTCTGGGGTGGCAGTGCAAAGACGGGAGAGAAGAAGAATGAAGCCGCCAAGTCTGAGGAGAAGCCCATGTCTACGAATGCTACGCCTACTGCCGGGCCAGAAACACATACTCAGCCTTCTAGCGAGGGACAATCAGTTGGCGGAACCCCGCAACCGAAAGAAGCAGGAGCACATACACAAGAAACAAGATGA
- a CDS encoding SPS1, Serine-threonine protein kinase, with amino-acid sequence MSTSSIHADAPPAVVQDPEGLQYETGSQLGKGGFAICHRAKLLGHEHLGSSTVALKIVKSKMEPPKLAQKFVTELQIHSKLSHPNIVEFFRAFSFESSTYVVLELCENGSLADAIKKRKYFTMPEIRRFMIQTCGAIKYLHQRNIVHRDLKTGNLFLDRDMNVKVGDFGLAALLVSQSDYGAIRRTTMCGTPNYLAPEVLEKTGKGHDEKVDLWAIGIMMYTLAVGRAPFHAAKREDIYRKLKAREYTWPDFAKFANEITDDLRDIVSLLLVHEDERPTPDQIVAHPFFKLGYIPLELDSGCTSRIPKWSRNRPPTASTIKRGYTEEWWQLCKSSAVGEYEPGKSFGAYGRRTNKTVARDCQKEIEAGKQPNIPFAKDTVYVPFPARVQWPHQPPGGLSEISEEKESSSEGHALGETTGNDRVRGRVPRASRREQQPMQTLKENVEPAQEPDPAHRILDKQPTRLRAVRKISNPGRVTAKTATAPAPLRVPREARPTTRARAAKEPAKEASKASSGLPDLPPLRVMKTSVRESEKAEPASQSTTSRSTARYRTISSDMPATDPVTVLARLITFRDNLERALDKKPTKSRRDQPPQLPFVAKWVDYSRRYGVGYVLSDGSIGTLLSAEEQYPVTIAFATDGYNHLRKAGGNREVAKSVALNYYTSVNKDRGLSQIEVLEPRRVEEIRTVWHKFGKYMCATFGDEEKPMRKDPRVNFVRFYQRLGNVGIWGFDDGSFQFNFPDHTKLVLSSDAGYGHFLCLPLDATSLLEETGSVPWRHVKARANLRGSLQQLLYGSADKEDSYKELTESNHLRAKIEFIYAVVEEWCQQGGLGCLVDPKVYSWGGPQLEESKRLDWASVGRFGGDVFS; translated from the exons ATGTCTACCTCGTCGATACACGCAGATGCCCCGCCGGCCGTGGTGCAGGACCCCGAAGGACTTCAATATGAGACGGGATCGCAGTTGGGAAAAGGCGGCTTCGCCATCTGCCATCGCGCGAAGCTGCTGGGTCACGAACACCTCGGTAGCAGCACCGTCGCTTTGAAGATTGTCAAATCCAAGATGGAGCCACCCAAGCTTGCGCAAAAG TTTGTCACAGAACTACAGATTCACTCGAAGCTATCCCACCCCAACATCGTCGAGTTTTTCCGCGCCTTTTCATTCGAGTCAAGTACCTATGTCGTTCTGGAGCTATGCGAAAATGGATCTCTTGCCGACGCGATCAAGAAGCGCAAATACTTCACCATGCCTGAGATCCGGCGATTCATGATCCAAACATGCGGCGCCATCAAGTACCTTCATCAGCGCAATATCGTGCATCGCGATCTCAAGACTGGCAACCTTTTCCTGGATCGGGACATGAATGTCAAGGTCGGAGACTTTGGCCTTGCTGCACTACTGGTATCACAGAGCGACTATGGGGCGATCCGACGAACAACCATGTGCGGCACACCGAACTACCTCGCGCCAGAAGTCCTGGAAAAGACTGGAAAAGGCCACGATGAGAAGGTTGACCTTTGGGCCATTGGCATCATGAT GTACACACTCGCTGTAGGACGAGCGCCATTCCATGCCGCAAAGCGCGAGGACATCTACCGGAAGCTAAAGGCGCGAGAGTACACGTGGCCAGATTTTGCCAAGTTTGCGAACGAGATTACCGACGACTTGCGCGACATTGTATCTCTTCTACTAGTGCACGAGGATGAGCGACCGACGCCTGATCAGATTGTTGCGCATCCTTTCTTCAAACTGGGCTATATTCCGTTGGAGCTAGATAGTGGCTGTACCTCTCGGATACCGAAATGGTCAAGAAACCGCCCGCCAACGGCCTCTACGATCAAGCGCGGATACACTGAAGAGTGGTGGCAGCTTTGCAAGTCTTCGGCTGTCGGTGAATACGAACCTGGAAAATCTTTCGGTGCCTATGGACGTCGAACCAACAAGACGGTCGCCAGAGACTGCCAGAAGGAGATTGAAGCGGGCAAACAGCCAAACATTCCTTTCGCCAAGGATACCGTATACGTGCCTTTCCCTGCGCGCGTGCAATGGCCTCATCAGCCTCCAGGCGGCCTGAGCGAAATCTCAGAAGAGAAGGAGTCATCATCAGAAGGCCACGCGCTGGGGGAGACTACTGGCAACGACCGAGTAAGAGGCCGCGTGCCTAGAGCGTCACGAAGAGAACAACAGCCGATGCAAACATTGAAAGAGAACGTTGAGCCAGCACAAGAGCCAGATCCAGCACACAGGATACTGGACAAGCAGCCGACCCGTCTAAGAGCAGTCCGGAAGATATCGAATCCTGGACGAGTCACTGCAAAGACGGCCACAGCGCCAGCGCCATTACGCGTCCCTAGAGAGGCGCGACCCACGACCCGAGCTAGGGCTGCGAAAGAGCCAGCAAAAGAGGCCTCGAAAGCTTCATCGGGGCTACCTGATCTGCCACCTCTAAGGGTCATGAAGACCAGCGTACGAGAGAGCGAAAAGGCGGAGCCAGCGTCTCAGTCCACGACGTCACGAAGTACTGCCCGTTATCGAACTATCAGCAGCGACATGCCAGCAACCGACCCCGTAACCGTACTCGCACGACTGATAACCTTCCGGGATAATCTCGAACGCGCACTCGACAAAAAGCCCACCAAATCAAGGCGGGATCAGCCGCCACAACTGCCGTTTGTCGCAAAGTGGGTAGACTATAGCCGTAGGTACGGTGTAGGTTACGTGCTGAGCGACGGCAGTATTGGAACTCTTCTATCAGCGGAGGAGCAATACCCAGTCACAATCGCATTTGCAACGGATGGGTACAACCACCTGCGCAAGGCCGGAGGTAACCGCGAGGTGGCCAAAAGCGTAGCGCTCAACTATTATACATCCGTAAACAAAGACCGGGGGCTGTCTCAAATCGAAGTACTTGAACCGCGGCGCGTCGAGGAGATTCGAACGGTATGGCACAAATTTGGAAAGTACATGTGCGCAACATTCGGTGACGAGGAGAAGCCGATGAGGAAAGATCCACGGGTGAACTTTGTCCGATTCTACCAACGGTTAGGCAACGTAGGGATCTGGGGATTTGACGATGGCTCTTTCCAG TTCAACTTCCCAGATCATACCAAGCTCGTGCTCTCGTCTGACGCTGGATACGGGCACTTCCTGTGTCTCCCTCTCGATGCTACCTCCCTCCTCGAGGAGACTGGCAGCGTCCCATGGAGACATGTAAAGGCCCGAGCGAATCTGCGGGGGTCGTTACAGCAGCTGCTCTATGGGTCGGCGGACAAGGAAGATAGCTACAAGGAGCTGACGGAAAGCAACCATCTCCGAGCGAAGATCGAGTTCATCTACGCGGTGGTGGAGGAGTGGTGCCAGCAAGGCGGGCTCGGTTGCTTAGTGGACCCCAAGGTGTACTCGTGGGGCGGCCCGCAACTGGAGGAGTCGAAGCGGTTGGACTGGGCGAGCGTTGGCCGTTTCGGAGGCGATGTTTTCTCATGA
- a CDS encoding Myosin heavy chain produces MGKTNRAARKAGGAQPAARAQPKSQFATKAVFETTKKKEVGVSDLTLISKISNEAINENLKKRFENGEIYTYIGHVLVSVNPFRDLGIYTDQVLESYKGKNRLEVPPHVFAIAESSYYNMNAYKENQCVIISGESGAGKTEAAKRLMQYIANVSGGTNSSIQEIKDMVLATNPLLESFGNAKTLRNNNSSRFGKYLEIHFNAQGEPVGANINNYLLEKTRVVGQITNERNFHIFYQFTKAASSQYREIFGLQQPQSYLYTSKSKCFDVPGIDDHAEFADTLNAMKVIGLPQAEQDNIFRMLAAILWLGNVSFREDDSGNAAIVDQSVVDFVAYLLEVDAVHVNKALTIRVMETSRGGRRGSVYDVPLNCAQAGAVRDALSKGIYFNLFDWIVERVNVSLKARGATAHSIGILDIYGFEIFEKNSFEQLCINYVNEKLQQIFIQLTLKAEQEEYEREQIKWTPIKYFDNKIVCDLIEEKKPPGVFAALNDACATAHADPSAADQTFVQRLNALSDNPNFQPRQGQFVIKHYAGDVSYAIEGMTDKNKDQLLKDLLNLLNESSNTFVHTLFPNQVDQDNRRRPPTAGDKIKLSANDLVTTLMQARPSYIRTIKPNENKSPKEYNNSNVLHQVKYLGLQENVRIRRAGFASRQTFDKFVERFFLLSPKCSYAGEYTWTGDYETGAKQILKDTNIPAEEFQIGTTKVFIKTPETLFALETMRDKYWHNMAIRIQRAWRNYLRYRTECAIRIQRFWRKLNGGKEFIEWRDQGHKILQGRKERRRYSLVGSRRFMGDYLGIGNRGGPGEVIASAIGITASEEVPFSCRAEVLVSKLGRSSKPEARQLVLTKKNVYLVKQVMVNREVQIQAERTIPVGAIKYISCSTLKDDWFSIGAGSPTEPDPLVNCIFKTEFFTHLTNVLRGSMTLRIGETIEYNKKPGKPAQVKVIKDPAVARDDLYKSGTIHTGPGEPPNSVSKPTPKGKQIAAKPITKGKLLRPGGPGGAAPQPKEPRYKALYDFAGQSAGELSLGKDEIILVTQKENNGWWLASRLDKSASGWAPSAYLEEVVQRVAAPPPPPAPPARPVNGAAGGKPKPPAPPAKRPAARKAVNGDSARDSGYSGSGGSTMESARDSSGSIAGGLAEALRQRQAAMHGRKQEEDW; encoded by the exons ATG GGGAAAACCAACCGCGCAGCGCGCAAGGCCGGAGGTGCCCAGCCCGCCGCACGAGCGCAACCAAAGTCGCAGTTCGCAACAAAGGCCGTCTTCGAGACgaccaagaagaaggaagtCGGAGTCTCGGATCTGACACTGATCAGCAAGATCTCCAACGAAGCCATCAACGAGAACTTGAAGAAGCGATTTGAGAATGGCGAGATATAC ACATACATTGGACACGTGCTGGTGTCGGTCAACCCCTTCCGCGACC TGGGCATCTACACCGACCAGGTACTGGAGAGCTACAAGGGCAAGAACAGGCTGGAG GTGCCACCCCATGTCTTCGCAATCGCAGAGTCCTCGTACTACAACATGAATGCATACAAGGAGAATCAGTGTGTCATCATCTCTGGCGAATCAGGAGCTGGAAAGACAGAAGCTGCAAAGCGCCTCATGCAGTACATTGCAAATGTATCTGGCGGAACCAACTCCTCTATCCAAGAGATCAAGGACATGGTGCTGGCCACCAACCCGCTGCTCGAATCCTTTGGAAATGCAAAGACACTGAGAAACAACAACTCGTCGCGATTTGGAAAATACCTCGAAATTCACTTCAACGCACAAGGAGAGCCAGTGGGAGCAAACATCAACAACTACCTGCTGGAGAAGACGCGAGTAGTGGGGCAGATCACAAACGAGCGCAACTTCCACATCTTCTACCAGTTCACCAAAGCTGCATCGTCACAATACAGAG AAATATTCGGTTTACAACAACCGCAATCCTACCTCTACACCAGCAAGTCGAAATGCTTCGACGTTCCCGGAATCGACGACCATGCCGAGTTTGCCGATACACTGAATGCTATGAAGGTTATTGGACTACCACAAGCAGAACAGGACAACATCTTCCGCATGCTAGCCGCCATCCTCTGGCTGGGAAACGTATCATTCCGAGAAGACGACTCGGGCAACGCAGCCATCGTAGACCAGTCTGTGGTAGACTTTGTGGCATACCTCCTCGAAGTAGACGCCGTACACGTCAACAAGGCCCTTACCATCCGTGTAATGGAAACAAGCCGAGGAGGACGACGAGGCTCGGTATACGATGTGCCCTTGAACTGTGCACAAGCAGGCGCCGTCCGCGATGCACTCTCCAAGGGAATATACTTCAACCTCTTCGATTGGATTGTAGAGCGTGTTAATGTCTCGCTCAAGGCCCGTGGAGCGACTGCTCATTCCATCGGTATCCTTGATATTTACGGTTTCGAGATCTTCGAGAAGAACAGCTTCGAGCAACTTTGCATCAACTACGTCAACGAGAAGCTGCAGCAGATCTTCATTCAGTTGACCTTGAAAGCAGAACAAGAAGAGTACGAGCGAGAGCAGATCAAGTGGACACCCATCAAGTACTTTGACAACAAGATTGTGTGCGATCTGATCGAAGAGAAGAAGCCACCCGGTGTTTTTGCTGCCCTAAACGATGCCTGTGCGACTGCGCACGCGGACCCATCTGCCGCCGATCAAACCTTCGTACAGAGGCTGAACGCTCTATCCGACAACCCCAACTTCCAACCTCGTCAGGGCCAATTCGTTATCAAGCACTACGCCGGCGACGTCTCGTATGCCATTGAGGGCATGACTGACAAGAACAAAGATCAGTTGCTAAAGGACTTGCTGAACCTGCTTAATGAGAGCAGCAATACTTTTGTGCACACGCTCTTCCCCAACCAAGTAGATCAGGATAACAGGCGGCGACCACCGACGGCAGGAGATAAGATCAAGCTGTCTGCAAACGACCTGGTCACTACCCTGATGCAAGCCCGACCATCCTACATCCGTACCATCAAGCCCAACGAGAACAAATCGCCAAAGGAATACAACAACTCCAACGTACTTCATCAGGTTAAGTATCTCGGTTTGCAAGAAAACGTGCGTATCCGAAGAGCTGGTTTCGCGTCGCGTCAAACATTCGACAAATTTGTGGAGCGATTCTTCTTGCTGTCGCCAAAGTGCTCCTACGCCGGAGAATATACTTGGACTGGTGACTACGAGACTGGAGCCAAGCAAATCCTGAAGGATACCAACATTCCCGCGGAAGAGTTCCAGATAGGTACCACCAAGGTTTTCATCAAGACTCCGGAGACACTGTTTGCTTTGGAAACGATGCGCGACAAATACTGGCACAACATGGCCATTCGTATCCAACGTGCTTGGAGAAACTACCTACGGTACCGGACAGAGTGCGCGATACGGATACAACGGTTTTGGCGTAAACTCAATGGTGGCAAGGAGTTCATCGAATGGCGTGACCAAGGACACAAGATCCTACAAGGCCGGAAAGAGCGGAGAAGATACAGTTTGGTCGGTTCCCGAAGATTCATGGGTGACTATCTCGGTATTGGAAACCGAGGTGGTCCTGGCGAGGTCATTGCCAGTGCCATCGGTATAACAGCCAGCGAGGAGGTGCCATTCTCGTGCAGAGCTGAAGTGCTTGTGTCTAAGCTTGGTCGATCAAGTAAACCAGAGGCCCGTCAACTTGTTCTCACAAAGAAGAACGTGTACCTCGTAAAACAGGTAATGGTCAACCGGGAAGTCCAAATCCAAGCCGAGAGAACAATACCCGTGGGCGCTATCAAGTATATCAGCTGCTCCACGCTCAAGGATGACTGGTTCTCAATCGGTGCGGGCTCCCCAACAGAGCCTGATCCGCTCGTAAACTGCATATTCAAGACCGAATTCTTCACACACTTGACCAATGTACTACGAGGCTCAATGACGCTTAGAATAGGCGAGAC CATCGAGTACAACAAGAAGCCTGGCAAACCAGCCCAGGTTAAAGTAATCAAAGATCCCGCAGTAGCGAGAGACGATCTGTACAAGAGTGGCACCATTCACACTGGCCCAGGAGAGCCGCCAAATTCCGTTTCGAAGCCCACACCCAAAGGCAAGCAGATTGCCGCAAAGCCCATCACAAAGGGCAAGCTTTTGCGGCCCGGTGGTCCAGGCGGAG CGGCGCCTCAACCAAAGGAGCCTAGATACAAGGCACTGTATGACTTTGCGGGTCAGAGTGCTGGAGAGCTAAGTCTCGGAAAGGATGAGATCATCTTGGTCACGCAGAAAGAGAACAATG GATGGTGGTTAGCTTCCCGTCTCGACAAGTCTGCCTCTGGCTGGGCACCTTCCGCTTATCTCGAAGAAGTGGTCCAGCGCGTGGCCGCTCCTCCCCCACCACCAGCGCCACCAGCCCGCCCTGTCAACGGCGCGGCAGGGGGTAAGCCGAAGCCTCCTGCTCCACCTGCCAAACGCCCCGCTGCTAGGAAAGCTGTGAATGGTGACTCCGCGCGGGATAGCGGATACAGCGGTAGCGGAGGCAGCACGATGGAGAGCGCGAGGGACAGCAGTGGTAGCATCGCCGGTGGCCTTGCTGAAGCGCTGAGACAGAGACAAGCTGCTATGCATGGCAGAAAACAGGAGGAAGACTGGTAA
- a CDS encoding BglX, Beta-glucosidase-related glycosidase → MATISLGNASPAEDIKHIDIKHASIQIQPLALDTPNLTPAATPEETSPTEEHAMAGKKIYSAPRPDDKAKEIAAKLTLEEQISLLAGADFWRSVSIPEKGIPSIKTSDGPNGARGEFFTNGTPAALFPCGISMASTWDLDMIEEIGRHLGEETKARGAQVLLAPTVCMHRSPLGGRNFESYSEDPFLTGKLAASYVRGLQSKGVAATIKHFLGNEQETERQAYDAIIAERPLREIYLKPFEIAVREASPWALMSAYNMVNGVHADEYVHSLKEILRGEWKWNGAIISDWTGTYATAPSIKAGVDIEMPGPSKWRKVDQVKECLAKGELTRSDIEESAARVLYLVDRVKGLGNMTTEQPEQSIDNVETRNLILQAGVEGLTLLKNENSVLPIKNARKIAMIGPNVKRAIASGGGSAGLNPYYNVTPWQGLQNRFDGDITFAQGCDSSKWLPLASPYCKSNGETGVRLEYYKGDRFKGEPAVVQHKVSTDLWLWDSAPMELLPDFSFKVKTTLTPKSTGNHSFSFASVGPGRMFIDGELFIDNWDWTDEGEAMFSASEDVLKAIHLEEGKPVDILIESTNEVRPASKVSVIGRRHDYGGCRIGYQEEDKVDRLQEAADVAREADVAVVVIGLDAEWESEGYDRQTMDLPKNGSQDRLIEAVLAANPRTVIVNQSGTPVTMPWVHKAPSILQAWYQGQEAGNALADVLLGNSSPSGKLPTTFPVRIEDNPAYHNWPGENLKTVYGEGIYVGYRHYERSKIAPLFPFGHGLTYTTFSYGTPSASSDVLSEDDTITITVPVTNTGSIPAHEIVQAYVKDVKSTLPRPEKELQAFGKVFLQPGETKDVVLTLNKYSVGYFDTSLGQTGAWIAEEGLFEVLIGASSADIRSKLNFEVKESFQWIF, encoded by the exons ATGGCTACAATCAGCCTTGGGAACGCTAGCCCGGCGGAAGACATCAAACATATCGATATAAAGCACGCATCTATCCAGATTCAGCCTTTGGCACTCGACACACCAAATTTGACACCCGCTGCAacaccagaggagacctcCCCTACAGAAGAGCATGCAATGGCGGGCAAGAAAATATACTCAGCGCCGCGGCCGGACGACAAGGCAAAAGAGATCGCTGCCAAATTGACTTTGGAAGAACAG ATCTCATTGCTTGCAGGAGCAGACTTTTGGCGGTCGGTGTCTATTCCTGAAAAAGGCATTCCATCCATCAAGACATCGGATGGACCCAATGGCGCCCGTGGAGAATTCTTCACTAACGGGACGCCT GCTGCTCTATTTCCCTGTGGCATATCTATGGCGTCCACGTGGGATCTGGACATGATAGAAGAGATCGGTCGTCATCTTGGAGAAGAAACAAAGGCCCGAGGCGCCCAAGTGTTGCTAGCGCCCACGGTGTGCATGCATAGGTCTCCACTTGGTGGACGTAACTTTGAGTCGTACTCGGAAGATCCGTTCCTCACAGGAAAACTCGCTGCTTCCTACGTTCGTGGTCTTCAGAGCAAGGGCGTTGCCGCTACGATCAAGCACTTCCTCGGAAATGAGCAGGAAACTGAGCGACAAGCGTACGATGCTATCATTGCAGAGCGTCCGCTTCGGGAGATTTACCTAAAGCCTTTCGAAATTGCCGTCCGCGAAGCATCACCATGGGCCCTCATGAGCGCATACAACATGGTCAATGGTGTCCACGCCGATGAATATGTGCATTCACTCAAGGAGATCTTGCGAGGCGAGTGGAAGTGGAACGGAGCCATCATTTCGGACTGGACGGGCACATATGCGACTGCGCCCTCAATAAAAGCCGGTGTTGACATCGAGATGCCTGGCCCTTCCAAGTGGCGCAAAGTCGACCAAGTCAAAGAGTGCTTGGCGAAAGGCGAACTGACCCGCTCAGATATCGAAGAGTCTGCTGCCAGAGTCCTGTACCTTGTCGACCGTGTTAAGGGCTTGGGCAATATGACAACCGAACAGCCGGAGCAATCGATTGACAACGTCGAAACGCGAAACCTTATCCTTCAAGCAGGCGTTGAAGGATTGACCTTGTTGAAGAATGAGAACAGCGTACTGCCGATCAAGAATGCCAGGAAGATTGCGATGATTGGGCCCAACGTGAAGCGTGCCATTGCCAGTGGAGGAGGCAGCGCTGGTCTGAATCCCTATTACAACGTCACCCCCTGGCAAGGTCTCCAAAACCGCTTCGATGGCGATATCACATTCGCGCAAGGTTGCGATAGCTCAAAATGGCTACCGCTCGCGTCCCCCTATTGCAAGTCGAATGGAGAGACTGGCGTGCGGTTAGAGTACTACAAGGGTGACCGATTCAAGGGCGAGCCGGCGGTTGTCCAGCACAAGGTCAGCACGGATCTCTGGCTGTGGGACTCTGCACCTATGGAGCTTCTTCCAGACTTCTCGTTCAAGGTCAAGACCACGCTTACTCCCAAATCGACTGGAAACCACAGCTTCAGCTTTGCGTCAGTCGGACCAGGACGCATGTTCATTGACGGAGAGCTTTTCATCGACAACTGGGACTGGACTGACGAGGGTGAGGCTATGTTTTCTGCTTCAGAAGATGTGCTAAAGGCAATCCATCTTGAGGAGGGAAAGCCAGTGGATATTCTGATTGAGAGCACCAACGAAGTACGACCTGCTTCGAAAGTATCAGTTATTGGTCGTCGCCACGATTATGGCGGCTGCCGTATCGGCTATCAAGAGGAGGACAAGGTCGACCGCCTACAGGAAGCCGCGGATGTTGCGCGAGAGGCTGATGTAGCTGTGGTTGTCATTGGCTTGGATGCTGAGTGGGAATCAGAGGGATATGACAGGCAGACCATGGACCTGCCAAAGAACGGATCCCAAGATCGTCTAATCGAAGCTGTCCTAGCCGCCAACCCACGCACAGTCATTGTCAACCAATCCGGAACACCAGTCACCATGCCATGGGTACACAAAGCGCCTTCCATTCTGCAAGCATGGTACCAGGGCCAAGAAGCAGGAAATGCTCTCGCAGATGTCCTCCTAGGCAACAGCAGCCCCAGTGGAAAGCTACCAACGACCTTCCCGGTCAGAATCGAAGACAACCCAGCATATCACAACTGGCCTGGCGAGAACCTCAAGACCGTCTACGGAGAAGGTATCTACGTTGGTTACAGGCACTACGAGCGCTCTAAGATTGCGCCACTCTTCCCCTTCGGCCACGGTCTTACCTACACGACATTTTCGTACGGGACACCTAGTGCTAGCAGTGATGTCCTCTCCGAAGATGACACCATAACAATCACTGTACCTGTTACGAACACAGGTTCCATACCCGCGCACGAGATTGTCCAGGCCTATGTCAAAGACGTCAAGTCGACGCTGCCACGCCCAGAGAAGGAACTACAGGCTTTCGGCAAGGTCTTCTTGCAGCCTGGCGAAACCAAGGACGTAGTCTTGACGCTGAACAAGTACTCTGTGGGTTACTTTGATACCAGCCTGGGGCAGACTGGGGCTTGGATCGCGGAGGAGGGATTGTTTGAAGTGCTTATTGGTGCTAGCAGCGCTGATATCAG GTCCAAGCTGAACTTTGAAGTCAAGGAGAGCTTCCAGTGGATCTTCTAG